The Neisseria yangbaofengii genome contains a region encoding:
- a CDS encoding NADP-dependent isocitrate dehydrogenase, translated as MTNKATIIYTHTDEAPALATKSLLPIVRAFTQFANIDVETKDISLAGRILATFPDFLKEEQRVPDALAELGELVKKPEANVIKLPNISASVPQLTAAIKELQEQGFAVPDFPTDPQTDEEKTIRERYDRIKGSAVNPVLREGNSDRRAPKAVKNFAKKNPHSMGAWSKDSKTHVATMQSGDFFHNEQSVTVPTATSVSIVFTDKQGNKKELRKPVNLKDGEIIDATVMNKKALVGFLNEQVKEAKEQGLLFSLHMKATMMKVSDPIIFGHAVKAFFAPVFEKFGGELAAAGVNVNNGFGNLLANLDKLPSETKAAVEAEIAAVYAANPDLAMVDSDKGITNLHVPSDVIVDASMPAMIRNSGQMWDKEGKLQDTKAVIPDSSYAGVYQATIDFCREHGAFDPTTMGTVPNVGLMAQAAEEYGSHDKTFEIEADGVVEVVDASGKVLMKHEVEAGDIWRMCQTKDAPVKDWVQLAVNRSRLSNTPAVFWLDEKRPHDKSLINKVETYLKDLDTSGLDIRILSPVEATKFSLERIKKGEDTISVTGNVLRDYLTDLFPILELGTSAKMLSIVPLMNGGGMFETGAGGSAPKHVQQFLEENHLRWDSLGEFLALAVSFEHLAQKTGNTKAQVLADTLDAATEQLLLNGKSPKRKAGELDNRGSHFYIALYWAQALATQDKDAELKAKFAPLAETLTANEDKIVAELAAGQGKAVDIKGYYSPNEELASETMRPSATLNAALAAL; from the coding sequence ATGACTAACAAAGCCACCATTATCTATACCCACACCGATGAAGCGCCTGCTTTGGCAACCAAATCACTCCTGCCTATCGTCCGTGCGTTTACCCAATTCGCAAACATCGACGTGGAAACCAAAGATATTTCATTGGCCGGCCGTATTTTGGCCACTTTCCCGGATTTCTTGAAAGAAGAGCAACGCGTACCGGATGCTTTGGCCGAATTGGGCGAGCTGGTGAAAAAACCTGAAGCCAACGTGATTAAGCTGCCGAACATCAGCGCATCTGTGCCGCAACTGACTGCTGCAATTAAAGAATTGCAAGAACAGGGTTTTGCTGTGCCGGATTTCCCGACCGACCCCCAAACCGACGAAGAAAAAACCATCCGCGAGCGTTACGACCGCATTAAAGGCAGCGCGGTAAACCCTGTTTTGCGCGAAGGCAACTCCGACCGCCGTGCACCTAAAGCCGTGAAAAACTTTGCCAAGAAAAACCCGCACAGCATGGGTGCTTGGTCTAAAGATTCCAAAACCCACGTTGCCACCATGCAAAGCGGTGACTTTTTCCATAATGAACAATCAGTTACCGTACCAACCGCCACTTCTGTCTCCATTGTCTTCACCGATAAACAAGGTAACAAAAAAGAATTACGCAAACCGGTTAACCTGAAAGACGGCGAAATCATCGATGCGACCGTGATGAACAAAAAAGCCTTGGTGGGCTTCTTGAATGAACAAGTCAAAGAAGCCAAAGAGCAAGGTTTGCTGTTCTCATTGCACATGAAAGCAACCATGATGAAAGTATCTGACCCGATTATCTTCGGTCACGCTGTAAAAGCTTTCTTTGCCCCTGTATTTGAAAAATTCGGCGGCGAATTAGCCGCTGCCGGTGTCAACGTGAACAACGGTTTCGGCAACTTGTTGGCCAACTTGGACAAACTGCCGTCTGAAACCAAAGCAGCCGTAGAAGCCGAAATCGCTGCCGTATATGCCGCCAACCCTGATTTGGCAATGGTGGATTCCGACAAAGGCATTACCAACCTGCACGTGCCGAGCGATGTGATCGTCGATGCCTCTATGCCTGCGATGATCCGCAATTCCGGTCAAATGTGGGATAAAGAAGGCAAGCTGCAAGACACCAAAGCCGTCATTCCGGACAGCAGCTACGCCGGCGTATATCAGGCCACCATCGATTTCTGCCGCGAACACGGTGCATTCGACCCGACTACCATGGGCACTGTACCCAACGTCGGCCTGATGGCGCAAGCGGCCGAAGAATACGGTTCGCACGACAAAACTTTTGAAATCGAAGCCGACGGCGTGGTAGAAGTAGTTGATGCTTCAGGCAAAGTGTTGATGAAGCACGAAGTTGAAGCCGGCGACATCTGGCGCATGTGCCAAACCAAAGATGCACCGGTGAAAGACTGGGTGCAATTGGCAGTAAACCGTTCCCGCTTGAGCAACACCCCTGCCGTATTCTGGTTGGATGAAAAACGCCCGCACGACAAGAGCTTGATCAACAAAGTGGAAACCTACCTGAAAGACTTGGATACCAGTGGTTTGGATATCCGCATTCTGTCACCGGTAGAAGCCACTAAGTTCAGCTTGGAACGCATCAAAAAAGGCGAAGACACCATCTCTGTGACCGGTAACGTATTGCGCGACTACCTGACCGACTTGTTCCCGATTTTGGAATTGGGCACCAGTGCGAAAATGTTGTCTATCGTGCCTTTGATGAACGGTGGTGGCATGTTTGAGACTGGCGCGGGTGGTTCTGCACCGAAACACGTGCAACAATTCTTGGAAGAAAACCACTTGCGTTGGGATTCTTTGGGTGAATTCTTGGCCTTGGCGGTATCGTTTGAGCATTTGGCACAAAAAACCGGCAACACCAAAGCGCAAGTTTTGGCCGACACTTTGGATGCCGCTACTGAGCAATTGCTGCTGAACGGCAAATCACCAAAACGCAAAGCCGGCGAACTCGACAACCGCGGCAGCCACTTCTACATCGCACTCTACTGGGCGCAAGCATTGGCCACTCAAGACAAAGATGCCGAATTGAAAGCCAAGTTCGCACCATTGGCCGAAACCCTGACTGCAAACGAAGACAAAATTGTGGCAGAATTGGCAGCCGGCCAAGGCAAAGCTGTAGACATCAAAGGCTACTACAGCCCGAATGAAGAATTGGCTTCTGAAACGATGCGCCCAAGTGCTACCTTGAACGCGGCTCTGGCTGCACTGTAA
- a CDS encoding two-partner secretion domain-containing protein: MNKTLHRVIFNKKRGCMMVVAETIRSERKSCADIDASSVHVKSVAFNTARSNAFSISLLGFSLFLALGAANIVQAQGIAADKNAPKTQQPTILQTGNGIPQINIQTPTSVGVSVNQYQQFDVDNKGAILNNSRSNTQTKLGGWIQGNPWLARGEAKVIVNQVNSVSPSLLNGYIEVAGRRAEVVLANPAGIRVNGAGFINAAGVTLTTGKPLFDNGNLTSFQVRDGDIAVNGDGLDTSGADYTRLLARAAQINAGVWAKDLSVVSGSNDVATDGSHTQVSDGRPAPAVAIDTAQLGGMYANKITLVSTDKGAAVHHAGQAFATAGGVTLSADGKIGNSGSIAAADNTQRSSAAARVNIQATAFDNSGTLSSQGKTAIQSPKVGNSGLITSSDELNIRTQNLDNRQTIQAARFDIETGRLNNSGDMAQTGLQSLNIEAGKLNNSGLIAYAGQDHVSGNGGNTAPSTPATPTTAAASGRIQTQNDAAAVPLTLAEGRLKVSDGLENSGSITANGGVDIHAANSLGNTGKLHLNKLAVGGSLLDNREAEIISRQAEITAQTLDNRQGKLTAAETLTIRNQTTDNREGTLQSGGSLAAAVQTLDNSNGRLTVNRQAGIKAAALLNQSGQIDTGRLKAEAARLDNTSGQIRSDEMTELKVSDGLDNQRGLIGSAKDVKIHDGGSQSLSINNASGEILAEQHLDIQAKTLTKQGELAANRNLSLNLKDSFTAAQDIRAGQGLTVSSKGGIHNSYTLEGSRFVRLEADHIDNTASGTIQSGSDTRLKADNITNRGLINSNGLTLLDAGNTVLNIGSGRVYGDWVAIEAEKLVNQEKTANGETKAAVIAAREHLAVGAKEITNQEEAKLSSEGSLNIGGSLDEQHQAQGMADRLINASATIEAGGDARIAAKSLGNLNKHFELEEYLAETSGQIKEYAPAGEAVRYREGRDGTFDNSRGEKDQKTAGFHFPDGSQVEAEHWNVWDYHIKTYRQRIKTSKPAEILIGGNLIAAGSNWLNSDSHILIGGNLDSDGLEENINNQGTQGQGRLENIGQQYLSTWDKRWYSRKRRPRRVEREYVAYTPVEPFTHDLDSPALKYQENASLGKLQNLAIAAALNPTAVTHGGSTPAPIKTLNTDTKLPTSSLYAVNPAHPSYLVETDPAFTNYKQWLSSDYMLNALKLDPSRMHKRLGDGYYEQKLVNEQVARLTGYRRLDGYTNDEAQFKALMQAGITFAREQQLTPGIALSPEQVARLTSDIVWLETQTLTLIDGSTVDVLAPKVYLTVKPGDINAHGGLISADRLAMNGTGSIINSGTLAGRKIADLSATDITNSGVVQGGKVRLRGQDVNIEGGTVAADTLLAVEADRLRVASTTATGGDERNGQTQIDRVAGLYVNNASDGLLSLKANQSIDFVAANLRNEASKGKTQIVSDGRIDLGTAKLEAHSKWGELSDKNHRHVAQTSEAGTVIGAAGDILLSAKDDLTVRQGSIASDKGRVTLSGRNVDISEGRQTLDLDESIYTKSRGIASKTTGLDQYRRQHDEAVGSEISGGKVLIAADNNLTVRGGNVVSDGLTVLTAGNDVNITAAQSTYNDSEFHQTKKSGLMGSGGIGFTVGSKKDTADSGSRTRVNHGSTVGSLTGDTVISAEQNYRQTGSTVSSPEGDVLIRARNIDIKAAQDTYATDYRQTLEQKGLTVAVNVPVVQAVQSTAAAAKTVGKSNNGRVNAMAAANAAWQTRKLLAEESSPDNLKGLANTAAALSAGDWQSAANASNVSVSLTYGQQKNTAQSHSEGSTAQSSQVIGGGQVSLIADEGRLNITGSDAAGKEGTLLRAKDIVLQSAEQSHSERSDNRSSGGNAGVAVAFQSGKPVIGFTAGGNHGKGYGNGDDVTHRHTHIGDKDSRTVIQSSGDTTLKGAQVKGKGVALSTRNLNIESIQDSAVYRSKQQNLSGSVTVGYGASATAGYNQSKTNADHRSISEQSGIFAGDDGFQVNVANHTDLKGGIITATETAESEGRNRFQTASISHSDIENHSRYEGDGFGIGVSGSISGQSLGQTAPAADSRIQTVAAKNGIDSSIGYGSDGGSQSSVTKSGIGTRNIIIGNDTDGTQAAAAYTGTRSETAEQNSGRLNNIFDKERVQSEIDLQRKVSQEFSKNVQSATGEINQKLDTLKEQKEKGLISETEYRQKAGNWQKGKVLLNSIAAGLSAPTQSTAGIAAAAASPAVSYQIGQHFKELAQQNSDGKLTGKQETAHILAHTVLGAATAAAGGNNALAGAISAGSAEAAAPLIGNYLYGEKDGSKLTAEQKETVTAITNLLGTATGTAVGNSTANAVQGSLNADSAVENNYGVSAISKGRRVIRGIQKGKRLTPKDALPVAEAGLVVAAACAITGNCDASQVLEDVWSGKFEDDFSLSENQTDKPNSGSYKANDISQSTAGAPMPPDDEDENNIRTTHNSIKDSPNYPKGFRDVQNGTKKVNINNQSVLENLRKVESGGWKKVYKNGFDSNGNKVSIHYFQNTRTGRVFNVKVKNSWSSF; this comes from the coding sequence ATGAATAAAACGCTCCATCGTGTTATTTTCAATAAAAAACGCGGTTGCATGATGGTCGTTGCGGAAACCATCAGGAGCGAGAGGAAAAGCTGTGCAGATATCGATGCAAGCAGTGTTCATGTAAAATCTGTTGCTTTTAACACTGCTCGTTCAAATGCTTTTTCTATTTCTTTATTAGGTTTCTCCTTATTTTTGGCTTTGGGAGCAGCTAACATTGTCCAAGCGCAAGGCATTGCCGCCGATAAGAATGCCCCTAAAACCCAACAACCCACCATTCTGCAGACGGGTAACGGCATCCCGCAAATCAACATTCAAACCCCTACTTCGGTAGGGGTTTCTGTCAATCAATACCAACAGTTTGATGTCGATAACAAAGGGGCAATTCTCAACAACAGCCGCAGCAACACGCAGACCAAATTGGGCGGCTGGATACAGGGTAATCCGTGGTTGGCGCGCGGCGAAGCCAAGGTGATTGTGAATCAGGTCAACAGCGTCAGTCCTTCACTACTCAACGGCTATATCGAAGTGGCCGGCCGTCGTGCCGAGGTGGTATTGGCCAATCCTGCCGGTATCCGGGTGAACGGTGCAGGCTTTATCAATGCGGCGGGGGTAACGCTTACCACAGGCAAACCGCTGTTTGACAACGGCAATCTCACCAGTTTCCAAGTACGCGACGGCGATATTGCCGTCAACGGTGACGGCTTGGATACCTCAGGAGCCGATTACACCCGCCTGCTTGCCCGCGCCGCGCAAATCAATGCCGGCGTATGGGCAAAAGATTTAAGCGTGGTATCGGGCAGCAACGATGTGGCGACCGACGGCAGCCACACCCAAGTTTCAGACGGCCGCCCAGCTCCTGCCGTGGCCATCGACACCGCGCAGCTGGGCGGTATGTATGCCAACAAGATTACGCTGGTTTCCACCGACAAAGGCGCAGCCGTTCATCATGCCGGTCAAGCCTTTGCCACCGCTGGCGGTGTGACCCTGAGTGCCGACGGTAAAATCGGTAACAGCGGCAGTATTGCGGCCGCCGACAATACGCAACGCTCGAGCGCAGCGGCGCGTGTAAATATTCAAGCCACGGCGTTTGATAATAGCGGCACCTTGTCATCACAAGGAAAAACCGCGATTCAAAGCCCGAAAGTCGGCAACAGCGGCCTGATCACCTCATCCGACGAACTGAATATCCGCACACAAAACCTCGACAACCGCCAAACCATACAGGCTGCCCGTTTCGACATCGAAACCGGCCGTCTGAACAACAGCGGCGACATGGCGCAAACCGGTTTGCAAAGCCTCAATATTGAAGCCGGCAAATTGAACAATAGCGGTTTAATCGCTTATGCCGGCCAAGACCATGTTTCCGGCAACGGCGGCAATACTGCCCCAAGCACGCCTGCCACACCGACCACCGCCGCCGCGTCAGGCCGAATCCAAACTCAAAATGATGCGGCTGCCGTACCGCTGACCTTGGCCGAAGGCCGTCTGAAGGTTTCAGACGGCCTGGAAAACAGCGGCAGCATCACCGCCAACGGCGGCGTGGATATCCACGCCGCAAACAGCTTGGGCAACACAGGCAAACTACATCTGAACAAACTGGCCGTTGGCGGCAGCCTGCTGGATAACCGCGAAGCCGAAATCATCAGCCGCCAGGCCGAGATTACCGCGCAAACCTTGGACAACCGCCAAGGTAAACTGACCGCTGCCGAAACGCTCACCATCCGCAACCAAACCACCGATAACCGCGAAGGTACCCTGCAATCCGGCGGTAGTTTGGCTGCGGCCGTCCAAACCTTGGACAACAGCAACGGCCGACTCACCGTCAACCGACAAGCCGGTATCAAAGCCGCAGCCCTGCTCAATCAAAGCGGCCAAATCGACACAGGCCGTCTGAAAGCCGAAGCCGCCCGTCTAGACAATACCTCAGGCCAAATCCGCAGCGATGAAATGACCGAGCTCAAAGTTTCAGACGGCCTTGACAACCAACGCGGCCTCATCGGTTCGGCCAAAGACGTGAAAATACACGACGGCGGCAGCCAAAGTCTAAGCATCAACAATGCATCAGGCGAAATACTCGCCGAACAACACCTTGATATCCAAGCCAAAACACTGACCAAGCAAGGAGAGCTGGCGGCCAACCGAAACCTGTCGCTCAATCTTAAAGACAGCTTTACCGCCGCACAAGACATCCGTGCCGGACAAGGTTTGACCGTCAGCAGCAAAGGCGGCATCCACAACAGCTACACGCTGGAAGGCAGCCGTTTCGTACGCTTGGAAGCCGACCACATCGACAACACCGCATCCGGCACCATCCAATCCGGCAGCGACACCCGTCTCAAAGCCGACAACATTACCAACCGCGGCTTAATCAACAGCAACGGCCTCACCCTCTTGGATGCAGGCAATACCGTACTGAACATCGGCAGCGGACGCGTGTATGGCGACTGGGTGGCGATTGAGGCCGAGAAGCTGGTGAACCAAGAAAAAACGGCCAATGGCGAAACCAAAGCCGCCGTCATTGCCGCGCGCGAGCATTTGGCCGTGGGGGCGAAAGAGATTACCAATCAGGAAGAAGCGAAGCTTTCCAGCGAAGGCAGTTTGAATATTGGCGGCAGTTTGGATGAGCAGCATCAGGCGCAGGGTATGGCTGATCGTTTGATTAATGCCAGTGCCACGATTGAAGCAGGAGGAGACGCACGGATCGCAGCGAAATCTCTGGGAAACCTGAACAAGCACTTCGAATTGGAGGAATATCTGGCCGAAACCAGCGGACAAATCAAAGAATACGCACCAGCGGGAGAGGCTGTCCGTTATCGTGAAGGTAGAGATGGAACATTTGATAATTCTCGCGGTGAGAAAGACCAAAAGACCGCGGGCTTTCATTTCCCGGATGGCAGCCAAGTTGAAGCCGAGCATTGGAATGTATGGGACTACCATATCAAAACATACCGCCAGCGGATTAAAACAAGCAAGCCGGCGGAAATTCTGATTGGCGGCAATCTGATTGCTGCTGGCAGCAACTGGCTGAACTCAGACAGCCACATATTGATTGGCGGTAATTTGGATTCAGACGGCCTAGAGGAAAACATCAACAATCAGGGCACACAAGGACAAGGTCGATTAGAAAACATTGGTCAGCAGTATCTCTCAACTTGGGATAAACGCTGGTATTCCAGAAAGCGTCGCCCTCGTCGTGTAGAAAGAGAATATGTTGCATACACACCTGTCGAGCCTTTCACCCATGACCTTGACAGCCCGGCGCTTAAATATCAGGAAAATGCCTCACTCGGCAAGCTTCAAAATCTGGCAATAGCCGCCGCTCTCAACCCAACCGCCGTTACTCACGGCGGCAGCACCCCCGCACCCATTAAAACCCTCAACACCGATACCAAGCTGCCGACATCCAGCCTGTATGCCGTCAACCCGGCCCACCCGTCGTATCTGGTCGAAACCGATCCCGCCTTTACCAACTACAAACAATGGCTGAGCAGCGACTATATGCTCAATGCCCTCAAACTCGACCCAAGTAGAATGCACAAACGCTTAGGCGACGGCTATTACGAGCAAAAGCTGGTAAACGAACAAGTTGCCCGCTTAACCGGCTACCGCCGCCTCGACGGTTACACCAACGACGAAGCCCAGTTCAAAGCACTGATGCAAGCCGGCATCACCTTCGCCCGCGAACAGCAGCTCACACCGGGCATCGCCCTTTCGCCAGAACAAGTAGCACGCCTCACTTCCGACATTGTTTGGCTGGAAACCCAAACCCTTACCTTAATCGACGGCAGCACGGTTGATGTGTTGGCACCCAAAGTCTATCTCACCGTCAAACCCGGCGACATCAATGCCCACGGCGGTTTGATCAGTGCCGACCGACTGGCGATGAACGGCACGGGCAGCATCATCAACAGCGGTACGTTGGCCGGGCGTAAAATCGCCGACCTATCCGCCACCGACATCACCAACAGCGGTGTGGTTCAAGGCGGTAAAGTGCGCTTACGCGGCCAAGATGTGAACATCGAAGGCGGCACCGTCGCCGCCGACACCCTGTTGGCCGTCGAGGCCGACCGCCTCCGCGTTGCCTCCACCACGGCTACCGGTGGCGATGAGCGCAACGGCCAAACCCAAATCGACCGCGTTGCCGGTTTGTATGTCAACAACGCTTCAGACGGCCTCTTAAGCCTCAAAGCCAACCAAAGCATCGACTTCGTCGCCGCCAATCTGCGTAACGAAGCGTCCAAAGGCAAAACCCAAATCGTTTCAGACGGCCGCATCGATTTGGGCACCGCCAAGCTCGAAGCCCACAGCAAATGGGGCGAACTGAGCGATAAAAACCACCGCCATGTTGCCCAAACTTCCGAAGCGGGTACCGTCATCGGTGCGGCCGGCGATATCCTGCTTTCCGCCAAAGACGATTTGACCGTCCGCCAAGGCAGCATCGCCAGCGATAAAGGCAGGGTTACCCTCTCCGGCCGCAACGTCGACATCAGCGAAGGCCGTCAAACGCTGGATTTGGACGAATCAATCTACACCAAATCGCGCGGCATCGCTTCCAAAACAACCGGCCTCGACCAATACCGCCGTCAGCACGACGAAGCGGTCGGCAGCGAAATCAGCGGCGGCAAAGTGTTGATTGCAGCCGATAACAATTTAACCGTACGCGGCGGCAACGTGGTTTCAGACGGCCTGACCGTGTTGACGGCGGGCAATGATGTCAACATCACCGCCGCGCAAAGCACCTATAACGACAGCGAATTCCACCAAACCAAAAAATCCGGCCTGATGGGTTCGGGCGGCATCGGTTTTACCGTCGGCAGCAAAAAAGACACCGCCGACAGCGGCAGCCGTACCCGGGTGAATCACGGCTCGACCGTCGGCAGCTTAACAGGCGACACCGTCATTTCTGCCGAACAAAACTACCGCCAAACCGGCTCGACCGTCTCCTCGCCCGAAGGCGACGTACTGATTCGTGCGCGCAACATCGACATTAAAGCGGCGCAGGATACTTACGCCACCGACTACCGGCAGACCCTCGAACAAAAAGGCCTGACCGTAGCGGTCAACGTGCCCGTCGTTCAGGCCGTACAAAGCACAGCAGCCGCTGCCAAAACCGTCGGCAAAAGCAACAACGGCCGCGTCAATGCCATGGCCGCGGCCAATGCCGCATGGCAGACACGCAAGTTATTGGCCGAAGAAAGCAGTCCCGACAACCTCAAAGGCCTGGCAAACACCGCTGCCGCCCTATCCGCCGGCGATTGGCAATCTGCAGCAAACGCATCCAACGTCAGTGTCTCCCTTACCTACGGCCAACAAAAAAACACTGCCCAAAGCCACAGCGAAGGCAGTACCGCCCAAAGCAGCCAAGTCATCGGCGGCGGCCAAGTCAGCCTGATCGCCGACGAAGGCCGTCTGAACATCACCGGCTCAGATGCGGCCGGTAAAGAAGGCACATTATTGCGCGCCAAAGACATCGTACTGCAATCGGCCGAACAGAGCCACAGCGAACGCAGCGACAACCGCAGCAGCGGCGGGAACGCCGGCGTTGCCGTTGCATTTCAAAGCGGCAAACCGGTTATCGGCTTTACCGCCGGCGGCAACCACGGCAAAGGCTACGGCAACGGTGACGACGTAACCCACCGCCATACCCACATCGGCGACAAAGACAGCCGCACCGTCATCCAAAGCAGCGGCGACACCACCCTCAAAGGCGCGCAGGTAAAAGGCAAAGGCGTTGCCCTTAGCACCCGAAACCTCAACATCGAAAGCATACAGGATAGCGCCGTCTACCGCAGCAAACAGCAAAACCTCAGCGGTTCGGTAACCGTCGGTTACGGCGCATCCGCGACTGCCGGCTACAACCAAAGCAAAACCAACGCCGACCACCGCAGTATCAGCGAACAAAGCGGCATCTTTGCCGGTGACGACGGCTTCCAAGTCAACGTGGCAAACCATACCGACTTAAAAGGCGGCATCATCACCGCCACCGAAACAGCCGAAAGCGAAGGCAGAAACCGCTTTCAGACGGCCTCAATCAGCCACAGCGACATTGAAAACCACAGCCGCTATGAAGGCGACGGCTTCGGCATTGGCGTATCAGGCAGCATCAGCGGCCAAAGCCTCGGCCAAACCGCACCTGCTGCCGACAGCCGCATCCAAACCGTCGCCGCTAAAAACGGTATCGACAGCAGCATCGGCTACGGCAGCGACGGCGGCAGTCAAAGCAGTGTTACCAAAAGCGGCATCGGCACGCGCAACATCATCATCGGCAACGATACCGACGGCACACAGGCAGCAGCGGCCTACACCGGCACCCGCAGCGAAACCGCCGAACAAAACTCAGGCCGTCTGAACAACATCTTTGACAAAGAACGGGTGCAGAGCGAGATTGATTTACAGCGGAAGGTCAGTCAGGAATTCAGCAAAAATGTGCAGTCGGCCACCGGCGAAATCAACCAAAAACTGGATACGCTGAAAGAGCAGAAAGAAAAAGGCCTTATCAGCGAAACCGAGTACCGGCAAAAAGCAGGTAACTGGCAGAAAGGCAAAGTGCTGCTCAACAGCATTGCCGCAGGCTTAAGTGCGCCCACCCAAAGCACAGCAGGCATTGCCGCCGCAGCGGCAAGTCCGGCCGTATCCTATCAAATCGGCCAACACTTCAAAGAACTGGCGCAACAGAATTCAGACGGCAAACTTACCGGTAAACAGGAAACCGCCCACATCCTAGCCCATACGGTATTGGGTGCGGCCACCGCAGCGGCGGGAGGCAACAACGCCCTGGCCGGCGCCATCAGTGCCGGCAGTGCCGAAGCCGCCGCACCGTTAATCGGCAACTATCTCTACGGAGAAAAAGACGGCAGTAAGCTGACGGCGGAGCAGAAAGAAACCGTAACGGCGATTACAAACCTGTTGGGAACGGCTACGGGGACGGCGGTTGGGAACAGTACTGCGAATGCGGTGCAAGGCAGTCTGAATGCGGATAGTGCGGTGGAGAATAATTATGGTGTAAGTGCCATATCCAAAGGAAGGCGAGTTATCCGCGGCATTCAAAAAGGCAAGCGGCTTACCCCTAAAGATGCATTACCCGTTGCGGAAGCAGGGCTTGTTGTTGCTGCGGCTTGTGCAATAACGGGCAATTGTGATGCTTCACAGGTATTAGAAGACGTTTGGTCGGGCAAGTTTGAAGATGATTTTAGTCTGTCAGAGAATCAGACCGATAAACCCAATTCGGGTAGCTACAAAGCAAATGATATTTCACAGAGCACAGCCGGTGCACCTATGCCGCCTGATGATGAGGATGAAAATAATATCCGCACAACTCATAATTCTATTAAAGATTCACCAAACTATCCAAAAGGATTCAGGGATGTACAAAATGGAACTAAAAAAGTCAATATAAATAATCAATCGGTCTTGGAAAATCTACGAAAAGTTGAAAGTGGTGGTTGGAAAAAGGTATATAAAAATGGTTTTGATAGCAATGGAAACAAGGTATCTATACATTATTTCCAAAACACCCGAACTGGTAGAGTATTCAATGTGAAAGTTAAAAATTCTTGGAGTTCTTTCTAA
- a CDS encoding MATE family efflux transporter, producing MFLDINRYPFPVFKKEIRHLILLAVPMLLAQVAQVGIGFVDTVMAGGAGKEDLAAVALGSGAFATVFIAFIGIMTALNPIIAQLNGAGKFNEVGETGRQGLWFGLALGVFGMLLMWAVITPFRSWLDLGGYIEDTMALYMIFTGLAMPAAMVHRALHAYASSLNRPRVIMWVSVAAFFLNVPLNYMFVYGKFGMPALGGAGCGLATALVFWFNAVTLWLYVTKHDYFKKFKLTDHFSKPDWAAFKNFWKLGAPIGLSYFLEASAFTFIVFLVARLGEDYVAAQQVVISLTGIIYMVPQSVGSASTVRVGFALGRRQFVRARYISGVSLILGWALAVITALALVSLRYPLAGIYTDDAMVLNIASGVLLLAAVFQLSDSTQCIASYALRGYKVTKVPMYIHAVAFWLCGLLPGYILAYRFDMGLNGFWTALIVSLTIAAIALVWCLELCSKSFVKSYIR from the coding sequence ATGTTTCTCGATATCAACCGTTACCCTTTTCCCGTTTTCAAAAAAGAAATCCGTCATTTGATTCTACTGGCCGTGCCGATGCTGTTGGCGCAAGTGGCGCAGGTCGGCATCGGTTTCGTCGATACCGTAATGGCCGGTGGCGCGGGTAAGGAAGACTTAGCAGCCGTGGCATTGGGCAGTGGTGCGTTTGCCACCGTTTTCATCGCCTTTATCGGCATTATGACCGCGCTCAACCCCATTATCGCCCAGCTTAACGGAGCGGGTAAATTCAATGAAGTCGGCGAAACCGGCCGCCAAGGCTTGTGGTTTGGATTGGCGTTGGGCGTGTTCGGTATGCTGCTGATGTGGGCGGTGATTACGCCGTTTCGCAGTTGGTTAGATTTGGGCGGCTACATCGAAGATACGATGGCGCTCTATATGATTTTTACCGGCCTGGCCATGCCGGCTGCGATGGTACACCGCGCGCTGCATGCGTATGCCTCCAGCCTCAACCGCCCGCGCGTGATTATGTGGGTAAGCGTGGCGGCATTTTTCCTGAATGTGCCGCTCAATTATATGTTTGTTTACGGCAAATTCGGCATGCCGGCTTTGGGTGGCGCAGGCTGCGGCTTGGCAACGGCTTTGGTGTTTTGGTTTAACGCCGTCACTTTATGGCTGTATGTCACCAAGCATGATTATTTCAAAAAATTCAAGCTCACCGACCATTTCAGCAAACCGGATTGGGCAGCGTTTAAAAACTTCTGGAAACTGGGTGCGCCGATTGGCTTATCTTACTTTTTGGAAGCCAGCGCGTTTACCTTTATTGTGTTTTTGGTAGCGCGTTTGGGTGAAGATTATGTGGCGGCGCAACAAGTGGTCATCAGCCTGACCGGCATTATTTACATGGTGCCGCAAAGCGTTGGCTCGGCTTCGACTGTGCGCGTAGGATTTGCACTCGGCCGCCGCCAATTTGTCCGTGCCCGCTATATTTCCGGCGTATCCTTGATTTTAGGCTGGGCATTGGCTGTCATCACCGCCTTGGCTTTGGTATCATTGCGTTATCCTTTGGCTGGCATATACACCGACGATGCGATGGTGTTGAATATTGCCTCAGGCGTGTTGCTGCTGGCGGCAGTGTTCCAATTGTCCGACTCAACCCAATGCATTGCTTCTTATGCCCTGCGAGGCTATAAAGTGACCAAAGTGCCGATGTATATCCATGCGGTTGCTTTTTGGCTGTGCGGTTTGCTGCCGGGCTACATCTTGGCCTACCGCTTCGACATGGGCTTAAACGGCTTTTGGACAGCCTTAATCGTGTCGCTTACCATTGCTGCAATTGCATTGGTTTGGTGCTTGGAATTGTGCAGCAAATCATTTGTGAAATCTTATATACGGTAA